From Mycobacterium lacus, one genomic window encodes:
- a CDS encoding single-stranded DNA-binding protein: MFETPLTVVGHIVNNLERRQVGTQEVIKFRVASNSRRRTADGGWEPGNSLFINVNCWGKLVTGVGAALGKGAPVIVVGHVYTSEYEDRDGNRRSSLEMRATSVGPDVSRTIVRIEKPGYTGPTTEEATAPTPAEADAAADTDASDSAESDDSAALPLSA; encoded by the coding sequence ATGTTCGAAACACCGCTTACCGTCGTCGGCCACATCGTCAACAACCTCGAGCGCCGACAGGTCGGCACCCAGGAGGTCATCAAATTCCGGGTGGCCAGCAATTCTCGCCGCCGGACCGCGGATGGCGGGTGGGAGCCCGGAAACTCGCTGTTCATCAATGTCAACTGCTGGGGCAAGCTGGTTACCGGAGTGGGCGCGGCGTTGGGCAAGGGCGCGCCGGTGATCGTCGTGGGCCACGTCTACACCAGCGAGTACGAGGACCGCGACGGCAATCGCCGCTCGTCGCTGGAGATGCGTGCGACATCGGTGGGACCAGATGTGTCGCGGACGATCGTGCGCATCGAGAAGCCGGGCTACACCGGCCCGACCACCGAGGAGGCCACGGCACCCACGCCGGCCGAGGCCGACGCCGCCGCGGACACCGACGCTTCTGACAGCGCCGAGTCCGACGACTCGGCTGCCCTGCCACTGTCGGCCTAG